GTAGTTGGCTTTCTTTATGTAAGATGAGCTGAGTTGTATGAGATGCGCTtatggattttttttttcaacttcaagGCTTGTTAATGGATTGGAATTGTGTACTACACGACTCGAATTATACAAGAgttatttatattgaatCATTGCAAAACTATATTTGGAACAAAACTGGTGACTATTTATGAATTAATCTATTCTAATTTGTTAATGATAGAAAGTACTACAATTTGGCTTCAGTAATGAGTTGTAATAGTATTTGTAAAATTGGTAGCATCAAAGAgtataaaagaaaaacaatggCTAGCCAACAATTTCTACAACGTGGTATTTTCTACAAAGTAGTGTGTGGTTAAGAAGATTTTGGAGTTTATTTCTGTCACTACTACATAGTTTAATACTATAGTGATATACTATCAAAGCCTAGTAAACAATCTATAAGCACTTTCAAAAGTGTATGGCTGTATCTGTTTGAGTAAACCGTTAGACGGGAAATCAAActatattgaaatttacCAGTAATGGAAAAAAAGTATACTTTTACGTTGAAGAGAaaaccagaaaaaaaaaagaaaccaaaaaatgaagaagaatcatTCGTagttaaattaatttttcattacaataatatttttttcttcttctttctttctttttaatgGTTCATTTTTCCTATATTGGTTCTTCTACATTCAAtgtaatttaattaatatattattataaattactACCTCCccatcgtcatcatcacaGTTCATTCTTATTCATCACTCCATGAATAGATATATCTATTATATACAATACTATCCAATTTCTACAGCGTAACTGAGAAACTATATCCATACCTAAACTTGCCTACTCCGATCTTTTCTTGCTTTCATCTACGATAATACTTAATTGTGATTTTCCCTCTTTCCCCTTGATACTACATATATCAGACAAGCTAAGTTAAGTTAAAGCATTAATCATGTACACTACATTGGAATATATTTGTACTATTGTAtctattatcaatttgataaCAGCATTGGTTATATACATTATTGATAGAAAACAGGGTGTTTCCATCAATTCCGGAAAGCATTTCCAATCTTTTAAAACCTGCATTACCATGTCAATTTTGTTTGGAGTATTGTCAATGTGTGTGACACTAAACAATTTACATCATAGCCATCGTATagatcaataaataaataaataaataaacttATTTCCACTCAACCTGTTTctgtatatatatttgtatttgtatacatcaaaataaagaacaaaacaaaacaaaaaatatttctatatatatatcttttTGAGGGTATATGTGTTTACAATTACTCTCTGACTTTTaaactttttgtttttttacaTCTGGTTCTTCTTCCGCtccatttgatttcaaaagtGGTGTTGACATATCAGCATGGAAATCTTTGATGATTGAATCCACATCATCGATATTCAATTGTCTGACATCACCCAATTTCTTAATCTTGTTAGTGACTTCTTTACACTGTTCATCAGTTAAATGCAAGTTCAACTGATCAACTCTTGATTTGATGGCATTCCAACCAGTCAATCTATTAGCAAAGTGAATATATCTGGTTAAACCGAAATCACTTGGACTCAAAATTTCATAAGTAGATGGATTGGCCAAGATAGCTTTAGCATGGATACCAGCTTTATGAGTGAAAGCACAGAACCCAGTGATCGGATTATTGAATGGAATGTTAACTTGAACCGCCTCAGCaaccaaattttcaatatctctCAATTTATGAACTTTATATTTTGACAAAACATATTCACGATCAGCAGCAATCATTCTCGCCATTAACCCACCCAATGGAGTAATACCATTTCTTTCACCAATACCCAATACGGAAACATCAATCAATCTGGCCCCACCTTCCAAAGCTGTGTATGCATTGGCAATGGCACAGCCAGTATCATTATGGAAATGACATTCAATGTCACACTTGACTACTGATTTCAATGTTCTCACCAATTCATAAACTTGTCTTGGATTAGCACAACCAACAGTATCAGCAATACCAACTCTGTTAACCccaattttatcaacaGTACGGTAAatgtttaataaatcaaccaaATCTGATCTAAAAGAATCTTCAGAACTGAAACGGATTTCAATACCTTTTGATTTGACAAATTCAATGACTTCAATAGCACTTTGTGCAATATAATTCATATCTTTACCATGAGAGTATTGTCTTAAAAATTGGGAAGTTCCAATAACCACATCAACTCCATCAACCCCAGTTTCAACAGCAACTCTGGCATCATCCATATGACATCTAATGTGAGTCAATATTTTGGCTTTTAAACCTAATTTACAAATGGCTTCACAATCTTTTCTTGATTGTTCAGATGCCACTGGTGAAGtcaattcaatataatcaacCCCAAAATCATCTAAGGCTTTagcaatttcaattttggttTCGGTGCTGAAAAATGCATTGGCAAACTGTTCACCTTCTCTCAAAGTtgattcaatcaattgaaaattgccAACATTCGAAAGAAAATCACCTGGATTAGGACCATAAGGGTTATGTTGGATTTTGGAACGATCGAATGATTCTGAAACTTCTTTATATCCGTCAACCATTGTTTTAACTAGTATTGAGATTATAAGAAATTAGTTAGTTGAAGATATAACAGATGgtaatcaaataaaaaataattttcattggattgattgaaaatgagagcaaaaaaaagtgaaagATGTGTTTTGATGAGACACTAAAACAGAGTCGTGTGAATGTTACAATCAATGGAAATGCAATGGAAGCGCTTATcaggaagaagaagtttaCAAGTATGAGGCTGGATCATAGTGCAATACTTTATGAAaaccaattcaacaaaaattgacTTGTTACATTGATTTTAGCTACTGTGTGATAATTGATATAGGTAAGTGGCAATACTTTTCATTTGCCATTGTTCCTCTGGTGCCCGTTGTTTGATTACACTATTTATCTTGAATGTATTCTATTAACTGAACACTATTCAAGTTGATATTGACTTATAGTCTGACAAAGTTAGGTCATACCATGTCTAATCGTATACGTGGTCAGTTTATTTACAGGCAATAGAACCCTGTACAGCTTCGGAACTTATGATCTGAACATAATACGGTGATTAAACCACATCGCATGTATAAAGTTCGGAAATTTACCCAATCAAGATAGTCAACTCTGACATTGAACtttgaaacaattgttttttgaGCCAGTCGGTGTTAGGAATAATCACGATATGTATGGGGTGATTTAAAGAATGTTCACGGAAATTTTCCTGTTGGGTAAATTTACCGAATTTGCTGAAAATTAAAGGGGTGGGCTAGAAAcgaaaaaagagaaaaggCAAATAATTCTCCCTATATAAACCCGACAAAAGTAAGTTTTGACAATTAtccaaaaatatttcattcAATCTTTTGTAATTGGATAAAGTCATCCACACAACATATCATTACCATTCCAAAAACATATCAATCATGTCAATTGAACTTAAATATAACAATTTGGGTGAATCAGGATTAAAAATTGCCCCTATTATTGTGGGTTGTATGAGTTATGGAGACAAAAGATGGGCTCAATGGGTattagaagatgaagagaaaattttccaaatattgaaaagatGTTATGATGTTGGATTAAGAACATTTGATACTGCAGATGTTTATTCTAATGGGAAATCTGAAGAATTAATTGggaaatttattaaaaaattcaatattcCTCGTGATAGAATTGTTATTTTATCCAAAGTTTTCTTCCCCGTTGATCCTCAAACTCCTGGATTTTCATTGGCAACAAGAGATAATTTCCCAGTTTTAGATTATTATAATTCTCAAGGGTTATCAAGAAAACATGTTTTACAAGCTGTTCAAAATTCAGTTGAAAGATTAGGAACATATATTGATGTTTTACAAGTTCATCGATTGGATAAAGATACTCcgaaaaaagaaattatgaaaacattaaatgatgttgttgatcaaGGATTGGCAAGATATATTGGTGCTTCATCTATGAAGGTGACTGAATTTGCTCAACTACAATTTATTGCTGAACAAAATCATTGGCATAAATTCATTAGTAtgcaaaattattataatttgattcatagagaagaagaaagagaaatgATTCCATTTTGTAAAGATAATTTCATTAGCAAAGTTGGGATAATTCCTTGGTCACCTATTGCAAGAGGGGTGTTAACTCGTCCAGTTGATACCAGCTCTGAAAACTCAAGAGATAAATTAGATAAAACTTTTAAGTTATTACATCTTGATGAATTGACTGATGCtgataaagaaatcatttctcgtgttgaaaaaattgccAAAGACAACAAAGTAAGCATGGCTGTTGTCGCTACAGCTTGGGTTATTAGTAAAGGATGTAATCCAATTGTTGGACTTTCTTCTGTTGAACgtgttgatgatattttaaaaGCTACGGTTTTGAAGTTGACTGAAGAAGACattaaatatttggaaGAGCCTTATGTTCCTAAACAGCCACTCAATTGAGCTAGAAAGTAGATGGGTGTAGACATTGAAGTAAGACAATAAAAATTgtgattttgataaaaaagtGAAAGTCTTGCTACCAAATGTGTACTGGCGCCCCACAATAgttttttctctttgttgGATTGGGTGGACAACGACAATGTAACACAGTTTgtggattattattatctatCATTACAATTCCAAGAAATATTGTTGTCTGTGTCAAGTGGAAAACGAAATTAAACACGCATTCAAAGAAAACCACAAAACACTGTAGAATGAACACGAAGGAAATCTCAGATTGTTTTTAATATGACACAAAATGAACAATACTTTagaaaatttcaagatttCAACGATTTCAAAGATTAGCAAAGAACACTTGCATTGATTGTAAAAATCTTCTCAAAAAGTGtctaatataaatataaaaagcTTTTTCCCGCTTTTCCCGTATATATTCACATTATTTATTCACTTATAGGCTATTTCACTTCCCATTATGAAGGCAATTGTATACCACGACAGAGGAGATATTAGATACGACCCCAATTTCCCTGATCCACAAATCATTCGACTGGATGATGTCAAAATCAAAGTTCATTATTGCGGGATTTGCGGTACTGatttaaaagaatataGTGATGGGCCGATTTTTTTCCCACCGAAAGgtgaattgaatgaaatttcTCAAATGGAATCAATTCAAGTCATGGGTCATGAAATTAGTGGTGAAGTAATTGCTATTGGAGATGATGTAACCAATGTTAAAGTGGGTgataaagttgttgttgaagttaCAGGTACCTGTTTAGATAGACATCGTTACCAAGATTCTAAAAATGGCGATCTGCCTAAACCAAATTGTCCAAGCTGTGTTTCGGGTAACTATAATGCTTGTGATTATCTTGCTTTAATTGGTTGTGGATTTGCTAATGGTGGATGTGCAGAATATTTAGTTGTTGCTAATCTGAAAGTTATTGCATTTGATCAAGATAAAATCCCTATGGATATAGCCGCGTTAATTCAGCCAATAGCTGTTAGTTGGCATGCTGTTAAAgtatcaaattttaaacCCGGTTCTAATGCATTAATTTTAGGTGGTGGTCCCATTGgattaacaacaatttttgcTTTGAAAGGTAATCAAGTTTCTCAAATTGTTCTAAGTGAACCAGCATTAGCAAGACGTCAATTGGCAGAGAAATTAGGAGTTATTACTTATGACCCTACtggtaaatcaattgaacaatgtgttgaagatttaaaaaaattatcccCCGGAGGTTATGGATATGAATATTCATATGATTGTTCTGGAGTTAAAGCAACTTTTGAAACTGGattgaaaactttgaaaattcGTGGATGTGCAACAAATGTTGCCATTTGGGCTCATAAATCAATTCCATTATATCCTATGGAAATTACCCTTTCAGAAAAAATGTTAACTggatcaatttgttttgttaaaaaagattttgaagaatcaattaaagcaattgaaaatggtTTAATATcgattgatgaattgaaaatgttgaTTACTCTGAAAATTCATTTACAAGatggaattgaaaaagggtttttggaattaattaatcaCAAGGAAAAACATattaaaatattgttttctCCGAAAAGTGAATATTTACTATCCAATGGAGTAAATGAttccaataaataaatatactaataaataatagatataaatatatacaGTTTTAAAGTAGAATCGAACTAATGACGAAACTACTTCTTCACTCATACTTCTTCAGTTTCTCTTAATGATGTCAATCTACTTGATCCTCCAGTGGTTGCTGTCCTCCGAATTGGTGGTAAGCttaattcatcttcatcttcatcttcgtCGTCATCACtatcatcttcaatttgTAATGCAGTTTTACGTCGTTGAAAATCTTTAATGTGAGCTCGATTCAATCGATCACTAATCACTTTAAAAGTACTTTTACGACGTGATAATTCGGTACTAGCAATAGTTTTCCTACTGATTGGAATAGAACTTTCATCGATATGTGTATCCCTATCACGAGCAGCAGAATAACCAGTAGTTGCTGAAGTATCAATAGTAGTAGATGCATTAACACCAACATTGCTAGGACTTGTAGATTGGAAATCCATTGAATAATCTTGGAAATTAGGTTCTTGTTGTTCAGAAAACTTGGAGTAATACCGTAATTCAACTAATTTCTTGATGGCTTTTTCAACCTTGTTAGACACAGAATAAGGTAATGGAGTATCTTTGGAAGCTCTAAATAAAATGACATTGGTGGCATGTTCGTTTTCCATTCGGAAAAGTATCCAAATGAATCTTCTAACAATTTCTGCTACAGCAATACAAAAACTTGTCACTGCtgattgttgaatttgtcGAGTGAAAAATGCATAGAAAACCCATTGAAATCTTAAAATTACATCAGTAATCATTGCTgcataataataatttggattcttataaaataaatgatcCCTCAATAAGAAATTTTTCGAATCAGATTGTAATAATGACCAATCCATAACAATATCccaaattgatgaaataatGGAATTCATAGATGCAAACACAATGAACACTGCCCTATTTTGGGTTTTTCTATCAATACGATAGATACTCAATGTGATATAATATATTGCTGTAATTGTGTACTTCATCAGGTTTGCTAAATGTGGGAACCAATCACCAGTATCCATATAACGACGAATACATTGTAAAAATCTCCATATACTGGGCAAAGTACTGAAAAATCCCATTAATCGAGATTTATCTGATCCACAAGTATTTTGTGATGGTATTTGGCCAGGAAATGTCCCTTTCCAATGATGtgaatataaacaaaagaaaaatgaaatgtTCCCCATGGTATAAGTCAATGAACTCACAATATCacctaaaaagaaatcacgGAATTCCACAGGGTATAATCCagacaataataatctCCAAAGGGCTACTTGTAACCATCTTCTACTATTACCATAAAGTATATTCCCCggtaagaaaaaaattattaacaTGACAGCAAAATAAATCCATGGCCAATCCCTTCCAGGAAAATCAGATGGCCAATAATTGTTAAAACTGAACCATGCTAAAATAGTGAAAAATGCAAATCCAAATGATGGTAacattaaaaattgtttataatttaatgTTGTAGcaatattgaattcaaaaataaatctataattgattttaaatttatcaaatactGCCATATTAACtgcaaataaaataaacgTTAAATTCAAAAGGAAAAACCCTGCCCAAATTTGTAACAAGTATTTCCCCTCTGTCATGTCTCTATTCAAAGTTTTATCTAACGCCGTGTAAAGTGCCAACACAAATAACGGCAATCCAAATCCAAGAAATAATCCACTAACAAAAAATTCCTTATAAAATGATGGCGGTCTCATTTCTGATGCATTGATGGCGTATGCAAtggttttcaatttttccaatgAATGCTTTCTATCGGTTGATGTTGAATCGAAGAATACAATGTATAATTCTTCGACATGGTTGATTAACTTGTCTAGTAAATCACTAGTTAAGAAATAAGATGTTGTGTCTATTTTATGCATAAAAGGTTGCATAAGTTCTGTTTTCAATGCCTTGTCATATTTCTTGGTGATTTTTCTAAATGCAGTTCGATTCATGgttttaaatgattttaataatgataatgctCTATAATGTTCTAATAATGCTGActtcaattgttttcttgCGTATAAATATGGCACCCCAAAATGTTGTTTATGTAAGGCATAATCACGTCGTCTAGTTTTCCGTAATTGTTCTTCAGTTtgaggtggtggtggttgtggtgcAGCAACGTTAGGGATGAAAATCGATTCACCATCAGATTCTTCAAGTGATGTCAGATCAATGGTTGCGCCTTCCGTTATATCAACAATCCCATTTCTCACCCTATTCTCCGCATAGTTTAGATCTGCTTTATCTTGGATTTGCAAAGATATCTCatcttgaaattgattgtcccgtttattttttgtcttccattttttcaagaatCGTAATGACGGTAAGCTAGGTAATTCAAATCTATTCAAATTACTGatgattgattttgtatGGAAAGCGAAATCATTGACTTTGTTGACAACGTGATCAGTATTAGATTTAACTGGATGGTTTTTGTTGTCATGAAtatttttctctttgaTAAGTTGAGTCTTTTGATCTCGAAgttgatataattgatCTTGTAAGAGCAAGAATCGTTCATACACATCTTGTTCcttttcaatataaaaatcatcaactttCATAAGTTGTTCATTCAACCATTTGGTAAAGTTTgccttttcttttatataGTCATCTTTCTTGCTAGAGGATCTAACTGAAGTAGCAAAGATAGATAATCGGCGTCGACTATACCCGGAGTTAGAATATTGACTAGCTGATAAGGGTGGTATTCCTTCAACTTCATTCTCATTGTTCTCATCTATGGCTCCTGTAGTATACACTTGCTGAGGTTCTGTAGGGACAATCAAAGGTGTTCTATCATCAGTAGTATTGTTAATATCTTTCTTTTGGAATTTCAAAGTGTCTTCAAAAGCATACTcttcttgtaattttttacattttttaattaattttttcccTTCTTTATAATCCACATATTGATCCTGCCATTCAGGGACTAAACCTTCTTTCAAAGATTCAGCAAATTTCATGCCAATATGTAAAGTGGTGGTTGAATCTGATAAAGTTGTGCTAGTGAAAAGATAGCTTTGTGCGTGAAGAGACTAATAAACTTTTGGTGCGTGGAATCTTTAGTATTCGTcttctatatatatactcttttttttttactttccAAACTGCTGCCATATGCATTTGAAAATGGATCGTGCgtaatctttttttttaccacAAAGTTCAAGCctctttgttttgattttgcgTTATGGGTGTTGATAGTATCACCAGGTGTAAAGGTTGACGGTGGTAGTGGTGTGGTATATAATAGAGCTTCTTCTACTTCTAAACAAACTGAAATGGCTAACACTTTTTATAtccaaagaaagaaaggtGTATTTAAAGTTCGATTTAAATTAGAAAGAGATTCGTCAAGTTTCTTTGAAATCTCAATTTGTGGTTgtaaaaaagttttttgaGCGATTTAAAAAACTGTATTTAGAGaatcattattgttttcataCTTCCTTTCTTCCGTTCGACCAATGAGGATTAATGAATATGGTAGATGAGAAAACAATCATGcttaataatatttgtttaaaCTGTTCAATGCCGTACATATAATTACATAGAAAtgaatttttgttgatgtgATGTAAGTTAGttagtattattttcaatttggtgttgataattgaaaataatcttaatatttttttcgtAAATCAAAGCCAACCAGATCATCACACACGTGTCACACAGATCCATGTAACCCTTGATTCAGTAAATATAGGATAATGCAATATTAAATACCATTTCATAAATAAACACTATATATTTGTTActatattttaaaatacTTGTGAAATTACTTACAATATGGAGAAGAAATGTCTTAACATCAAAAGGAAGACGACTTTCAAGATTGTCCttgtttttcatcaatatcatcatcacgACCGGGACCTTAAAGAACAAAAGTTTGTAATACACAACatataaattgaaactcATCAAATCTCAAAATTTTAAACTCAAACTCAAACTTaaacttaaaaaaaaataaaacaaaaacaaaaacgaaaaataaaaataaaataaaataaaatatctatatcatcaaaattggaaaaatagTCAATGGTCCAAAACAAAGATGTACCAATCATTGTTCAACATATTCTCTATCGTCAACTTTACCTTCAACTTCTCCTCTAATTTCTTCCATTTTTCTAGTTTGTTCTTTCcaaatcttcttttcttcttctgccTTTGCATCTTTAACAAACAATGAATCATCTGGTCTTCTGTAAGAGTTACCAAGTCTATCCCAAAGAGTAGTGAATTGACCGTAATTGTAGTTGAAATACAAGTGATGGACAGTGTGACAAGCGGTACCATTGACAACTGGGTCATTAGACCAGTAACTACCATCATGAATCATGACAGTCCAAAAGTTAACAAAAGTGAACAAAAACAAGTACAATACTTTATGCAATGGGAATAATAATGGGTAAAGATGGTAAGGTAAAGATTGGAAGAACCCATCAACTGGATGGAAAGCATGAGAAGCAAATGGAGTACAAACAATCCACTTGTGATGAGGTTTATGTAACACTTTGTAAACAGATGGCCAGTGTAACCATCTATGAAGGAAATAAATACCACAATCGGTGAAAAGAATGAATTTAGGAATTTGCCACAAGATAGCTTTATAACCACCAGTACATTCATTGATATCTAAATAAAGGAAGGAATACCCATTTAATTCtaataaaaagaatggGATAGTTAATAAAACCATAACTGGAATGGCAGTAGTGGCACGTTTAATTTCCAAAGACATTtggtttttcaaatatcTTGGATGgttgaaaattttcttatcgaaaacaaaaacataTGATAAGTAAGCCACaatgaaatataataaCCAACCAAATATAGTAGTGATAATGAAAAGTGATAAAGTTTCTCTGAAAATGTTTGATCTGGCTAAAAATGAAGTATTAATGAAATCGGTAGCTGGGAAAAATTTAGGAGCTAATCCATAAATTTCTGATTTATCTTGATAACTAGCAATTttagaaaataaataactTGGAATAGTTGCTGGGTTAACATTActaatattgaaattatttgaagaaatcaaagtAGAATTTGTATCAAATGAATCCAAATTTGGGAGACTTGGGAAATCTATTTGTGAAAATGATTGTATAGCTGGTTTCAAAAATTCATGAACAGCACCATCTTTAGGGAAAACATCAGCATAAACTTTATCAAAAAGATAATAGTCACAAATTTCTAGTACGATATCCATGGTAGTAAAATTAGCTAAACCGAATCcgaaagaaagaaaaaaagattgaACTTATATGCACAATAGGGAAAGAAATGGGAAGGGAATAGAATGTCCAAAGATATCTAGATTGTAGGAATCTTAGGTCAAGATATGATAATGAGCAAGGATTAACAATTGGAAGGAAAATGGGAAACTGTTAAAGAACCTCTCAAAGTAAGCAGTAATGTGATGGGAAGGTTGACCTTAGTTgattttaatgaaaaaaaagggatTATCTGCTATGGTttattaaagaaaagaaaaaagcaGAAATTATATTAATAGCAAAGATTAAAGCCAAACACttgaataaatatataaatcagATTTTAGCAAATGCAAAGGAATACTTAAACGAAAGTAACACCACTCCACtatgtttattattgaatgttttttttttttccaatttcaaaacaactactatgaaaatgaaaatgaaaaaaatctatCAAAATAGgtggaagaaaaaaaagcttAACAAGTAGTTTTGAAGGAAGTttaatacaaaaaaaaacagaagaAGTTTGTATGTATATGCAAGTGTGGTCTCGCGTAGTCTTCCTATGGCTACAAAGTATTTCTTAGATTAGAGGGATgctgaaaataataatatcgCAAAACA
This genomic stretch from Candida albicans SC5314 chromosome 1, complete sequence harbors:
- a CDS encoding uncharacterized protein (Ortholog of C. parapsilosis CDC317 : CPAR2_105440, Lodderomyces elongisporus NRLL YB-4239 : LELG_01504, Pichia stipitis Pignal : psti_CGOB_00118 and Candida orthopsilosis Co 90-125 : CORT_0B06660), with translation MYTTLEYICTIVSIINLITALVIYIIDRKQGVSINSGKHFQSFKTCITMSILFGVLSMCVTLNNLHHSHRIDQ
- the LYS21 gene encoding homocitrate synthase (Homocitrate synthase, major isoform; lysine biosynthesis; expression increased in a fluconazole-resistant isolate; colony morphology-related gene regulation by Ssn6; ketoconazole-repressed; regulated by Gcn2, Gcn4, Hap43): MVDGYKEVSESFDRSKIQHNPYGPNPGDFLSNVGNFQLIESTLREGEQFANAFFSTETKIEIAKALDDFGVDYIELTSPVASEQSRKDCEAICKLGLKAKILTHIRCHMDDARVAVETGVDGVDVVIGTSQFLRQYSHGKDMNYIAQSAIEVIEFVKSKGIEIRFSSEDSFRSDLVDLLNIYRTVDKIGVNRVGIADTVGCANPRQVYELVRTLKSVVKCDIECHFHNDTGCAIANAYTALEGGARLIDVSVLGIGERNGITPLGGLMARMIAADREYVLSKYKVHKLRDIENLVAEAVQVNIPFNNPITGFCAFTHKAGIHAKAILANPSTYEILSPSDFGLTRYIHFANRLTGWNAIKSRVDQLNLHLTDEQCKEVTNKIKKLGDVRQLNIDDVDSIIKDFHADMSTPLLKSNGAEEEPDVKKQKV
- the LPG20 gene encoding aldo-keto reductase superfamily protein (Aldo-keto reductase family protein; similar to aryl alcohol dehydrogenases; osmotic stress-induced, correlates with overexpression of MDR1 in fluconazole-resistant isolate; stationary phase enriched protein), with protein sequence MSIELKYNNLGESGLKIAPIIVGCMSYGDKRWAQWVLEDEEKIFQILKRCYDVGLRTFDTADVYSNGKSEELIGKFIKKFNIPRDRIVILSKVFFPVDPQTPGFSLATRDNFPVLDYYNSQGLSRKHVLQAVQNSVERLGTYIDVLQVHRLDKDTPKKEIMKTLNDVVDQGLARYIGASSMKVTEFAQLQFIAEQNHWHKFISMQNYYNLIHREEEREMIPFCKDNFISKVGIIPWSPIARGVLTRPVDTSSENSRDKLDKTFKLLHLDELTDADKEIISRVEKIAKDNKVSMAVVATAWVISKGCNPIVGLSSVERVDDILKATVLKLTEEDIKYLEEPYVPKQPLN
- the IFE1 gene encoding putative dehydrogenase (Putative medium-chain alcohol dehydrogenase; rat catheter and Spider biofilm repressed), which gives rise to MKAIVYHDRGDIRYDPNFPDPQIIRSDDVKIKVHYCGICGTDLKEYSDGPIFFPPKGELNEISQMESIQVMGHEISGEVIAIGDDVTNVKVGDKVVVEVTGTCLDRHRYQDSKNGDSPKPNCPSCVSGNYNACDYLALIGCGFANGGCAEYLVVANSKVIAFDQDKIPMDIAALIQPIAVSWHAVKVSNFKPGSNALILGGGPIGLTTIFALKGNQVSQIVLSEPALARRQLAEKLGVITYDPTGKSIEQCVEDLKKLSPGGYGYEYSYDCSGVKATFETGLKTLKIRGCATNVAIWAHKSIPLYPMEITLSEKMLTGSICFVKKDFEESIKAIENGLISIDELKMLITSKIHLQDGIEKGFLELINHKEKHIKILFSPKSEYLLSNGVNDSNK
- the SYG1 gene encoding Syg1p (Ortholog(s) have role in signal transduction and Golgi apparatus, endoplasmic reticulum, mitochondrion, plasma membrane localization): MKFAESLKEGLVPEWQDQYVDYKEGKKLIKKCKKLQEEYAFEDTLKFQKKDINNTTDDRTPLIVPTEPQQVYTTGAIDENNENEVEGIPPLSASQYSNSGYSRRRLSIFATSVRSSSKKDDYIKEKANFTKWLNEQLMKVDDFYIEKEQDVYERFLLLQDQLYQLRDQKTQLIKEKNIHDNKNHPVKSNTDHVVNKVNDFAFHTKSIISNLNRFELPSLPSLRFLKKWKTKNKRDNQFQDEISLQIQDKADLNYAENRVRNGIVDITEGATIDSTSLEESDGESIFIPNVAAPQPPPPQTEEQLRKTRRRDYALHKQHFGVPYLYARKQLKSALLEHYRALSLLKSFKTMNRTAFRKITKKYDKALKTELMQPFMHKIDTTSYFLTSDLLDKLINHVEELYIVFFDSTSTDRKHSLEKLKTIAYAINASEMRPPSFYKEFFVSGLFLGFGLPLFVLALYTALDKTLNRDMTEGKYLLQIWAGFFLLNLTFILFAVNMAVFDKFKINYRFIFEFNIATTLNYKQFLMLPSFGFAFFTILAWFSFNNYWPSDFPGRDWPWIYFAVMLIIFFLPGNILYGNSRRWLQVALWRLLLSGLYPVEFRDFFLGDIVSSLTYTMGNISFFFCLYSHHWKGTFPGQIPSQNTCGSDKSRLMGFFSTLPSIWRFLQCIRRYMDTGDWFPHLANSMKYTITAIYYITLSIYRIDRKTQNRAVFIVFASMNSIISSIWDIVMDWSLLQSDSKNFLLRDHLFYKNPNYYYAAMITDVILRFQWVFYAFFTRQIQQSAVTSFCIAVAEIVRRFIWILFRMENEHATNVILFRASKDTPLPYSVSNKVEKAIKKLVELRYYSKFSEQQEPNFQDYSMDFQSTSPSNVGVNASTTIDTSATTGYSAARDRDTHIDESSIPISRKTIASTELSRRKSTFKVISDRLNRAHIKDFQRRKTALQIEDDSDDDEDEDEDELSLPPIRRTATTGGSSRLTSLRETEEV